The region GAACCCCTCGGTCCAGGTGGGGAACGGGTGCACGAGGTCGGCGAGGAGGTCCGCGGTCGCCCGCGCCTTGATCGCGAGCGCGAACTCGCTGACGGACTCTCCGGCCGAGGGCCCGGCCAGCGACGCGCCCACGAGCGTCCGGTCGCTGCGATCGCCGACCAGCACGAGCCGTCCAGCCGCGACACCCTCCACGCTCGCCCGGGCGGTGGCGCCGAGGTCGAACGCCACCGAGACCGCATCGATCCCCGCCTCCTCGGCCTGCTCGCGGGTCAGCCCGACCGCCGCGACCTCGGGGGAGGTGTAGACGGCCCGCGGGATGGCCCGGTAGTCCGCGGTCGCGTCCTCGCCCAGGAGGTTGGCCGCCGCGATCGCCGCCTGGTAGTTCGCGGTGTGGGTGAAGGGCGCGACGTCGGTCACGTCGCCGATGGCCCAGACGTCATCCGCCCCCTCCACGCGGCAGCGGTCGTCGGTGCGGAGGTCGTCGGGGTCGATGCCCAGGCGCTCGAGCCCGAGCCCGCCGGTGCGGGGCCGCGTGCCGATCGCCACGACGATCTGGTCCACGGCCACACGCCGGTCACCGAACACCGCGACGTGGCCGCCGTCCGCCGGCTCGACGCGGTCGAGGTCGACGCCCTCGAGGACCGTGACGTCGTCGTCCTCGAGCGCGCGCCGCAGGTCGGCGGCGATCTCGGGCTCCTCGGCGCCCCCCAGCAGCGAGGACGCGTCCGCCAGCGTGACGTCGGCCCCGAACCGCGCGTACGCCTGGGCGATCTCGCACCCGACCGGTCCGCCGCCGAGGACGAGCATCGACCGGGGACGGCGACGCGCCGTCCACGCCTCCTCATACGTCCAGGGCGTGGCGTCGGCCAGGCCGGGCACGTCGGGGACGACGGCCTGCGAACCGGTCGCGATCACGAGGTGGTCGAAGGCCACCTGCGTCGTGCCGTCCGGTCCCACCACCTCGAGGGAGCCGGCGCCGGTGACGCGGCCCTCCCCCCGGATGAGCTGCGCCCCGGCGTCGTGCAGGCTCTTCACGTGGTCGCCGTCGTCGTGACCCGCCGCGGCCTCGTCGCGACGGCGGACGGCCCGCAGGAACGCCTCGGCGCCCGGCTGCAGGACGATCGGGCCGCCCGTCGCGCCCAGGTCCTCGGCGGCGCCCACCGTCGCCCGCGCGGCGGCGCTCACCAGCATGGCCTTGGACGGGATGCAGGCGACGAACGGGCAGGCGCCGCCGACCAGCCGCCGCTCCACGACGGCGACGTCGACGTCGCGGCCGGCCAGCTCGGTGGCCAGCCGCTCCCCTCCTGAACCGGCGCCGAGGACGGCCACGTCGACGTGCTGGGTCCGCATGCCTACTCCCCGCCCTTCTCCCGCAGGTGCGACCGACGCTCCCGGGTGGTCTCGTCCTCCTGCGGGGCGTCGCCGGCCGGCGCAGGGGTCTCCTGGCCCGAGCCGACGGGGTTCATGCCCGTCTGGCCGGGTCCGCCGGGGCGGTCGGCCTTCGGCGGGTGGTCGCCGGGGGCTGCGTCATCGCGGTCGCGGTCGGTGGGGTCGCCGTCCATGGCACACGCCCTACCCGACGTGGTCGAGCGCGATACCGACCGCACGGGCGGCCGCCGACGGGGACCCCGATCGGGGCCTCTCTCGCCTCACGGCGAAGAAGGCCCCGATCGTGCCCGCGGGTCAGGGCACGCCGATCAGGTGCGGAGGGACTCCGGCAGGGGGGTGTCGGCCAGGCGGTGGCCCAGCCGCAGCGCGGGCTCGATGACGAGCGGCAGGGCGAGCGTCACCA is a window of Euzebya sp. DNA encoding:
- a CDS encoding NAD(P)/FAD-dependent oxidoreductase, with product MRTQHVDVAVLGAGSGGERLATELAGRDVDVAVVERRLVGGACPFVACIPSKAMLVSAAARATVGAAEDLGATGGPIVLQPGAEAFLRAVRRRDEAAAGHDDGDHVKSLHDAGAQLIRGEGRVTGAGSLEVVGPDGTTQVAFDHLVIATGSQAVVPDVPGLADATPWTYEEAWTARRRPRSMLVLGGGPVGCEIAQAYARFGADVTLADASSLLGGAEEPEIAADLRRALEDDDVTVLEGVDLDRVEPADGGHVAVFGDRRVAVDQIVVAIGTRPRTGGLGLERLGIDPDDLRTDDRCRVEGADDVWAIGDVTDVAPFTHTANYQAAIAAANLLGEDATADYRAIPRAVYTSPEVAAVGLTREQAEEAGIDAVSVAFDLGATARASVEGVAAGRLVLVGDRSDRTLVGASLAGPSAGESVSEFALAIKARATADLLADLVHPFPTWTEGFGPAIEDLCDALDRGALDR